The following are encoded in a window of uncultured Pseudomonas sp. genomic DNA:
- a CDS encoding nucleoside triphosphate pyrophosphatase, which produces MATLYLASGSPRRRELLAQIAVPFLTQIAPVDENTLPGESPVAYVERLARAKGQAGLAALADTRDAVVLGADTVVVLDGRILGKPADRDEALATLGALSGRSHEVLTAVALVSAERVVSQVVSSQVTFRPLSRAEIEAYWASGEPQDKAGCYGIQGLAAVFVSQLQGSYSAVVGLPLCETAALLAEFAIPCWQSLPDHSQ; this is translated from the coding sequence ATGGCCACCCTCTATCTCGCCTCCGGCTCGCCACGTCGTCGTGAACTGTTGGCGCAAATTGCTGTGCCCTTTCTCACGCAAATTGCTCCGGTTGATGAAAATACATTGCCAGGTGAGTCGCCAGTCGCCTATGTAGAGCGTCTGGCGCGCGCAAAAGGGCAAGCCGGGCTGGCCGCCTTAGCCGATACTCGGGATGCTGTTGTGCTCGGTGCCGATACGGTGGTGGTGCTCGATGGGCGGATTCTCGGCAAGCCCGCCGACCGTGACGAGGCGCTGGCAACCCTGGGTGCGTTGTCCGGGCGCAGCCATGAAGTGCTGACGGCGGTGGCGCTGGTCAGTGCTGAGCGGGTGGTGTCGCAGGTGGTCAGCAGCCAGGTGACGTTCCGCCCGTTGAGCCGGGCCGAAATCGAAGCGTATTGGGCCAGCGGCGAGCCGCAGGACAAAGCCGGGTGTTACGGTATTCAAGGTTTGGCAGCGGTGTTTGTCAGCCAGCTGCAAGGCAGTTATTCGGCGGTGGTGGGTTTGCCGCTGTGTGAAACTGCTGCATTACTCGCAGAATTTGCTATTCCGTGCTGGCAGTCACTGCCAGATCACAGTCAATAG
- the mreD gene encoding rod shape-determining protein MreD: MRSHNTWVIWLTFALALLLSVSSMPQFMELGRPLWLGLFLTYWVLALPHRVGMTTAWGIGLLADVLNGSLFGQNALILTLITFLVLTLHQRLRMFPMWQQSTVLLVVFGLAQLVQLWLNALTGSRPPTLAFVLPALVSALLWPWVSMLLRGLHRRLGVN; encoded by the coding sequence ATGCGTTCACATAACACCTGGGTCATCTGGCTGACGTTCGCCCTGGCGCTGCTGCTCAGTGTGTCGAGCATGCCGCAGTTCATGGAGCTGGGGCGGCCGCTGTGGTTGGGGCTGTTTTTGACCTATTGGGTGCTGGCGTTGCCGCATCGCGTGGGCATGACCACCGCCTGGGGCATTGGCTTGTTGGCGGATGTGCTGAATGGCAGCCTGTTTGGCCAGAATGCGTTGATTTTGACCCTGATTACCTTTCTGGTGCTGACCCTGCATCAGCGCCTGCGCATGTTCCCCATGTGGCAGCAAAGCACCGTATTGTTGGTGGTATTCGGCCTGGCGCAGTTGGTGCAGCTGTGGCTGAACGCCCTGACCGGCAGCCGCCCACCCACCCTGGCGTTTGTCTTGCCGGCGCTGGTCAGCGCTTTGCTCTGGCCTTGGGTCAGTATGCTGCTGCGCGGGCTGCATAGACGCCTGGGCGTCAATTAA